One window of Chamaesiphon minutus PCC 6605 genomic DNA carries:
- a CDS encoding phosphate-starvation-inducible PsiE family protein translates to MIRILRRLKDILTHDEHFLEAIESIERVVSKFLSIGMIIVIFIALAQLSYALIEKLLLTIERPSNDSFNTTLFELFGLFLNVLIALEILENITAYLRKHVVQVELVIVTSLIAVARKIIILDLEKKSSSDLIGLAVAVFSLSVGYAIVHQTNRANSK, encoded by the coding sequence ATGATTCGGATACTTCGCAGATTAAAAGATATACTTACTCATGACGAGCACTTTTTAGAAGCGATCGAATCGATCGAACGGGTCGTTTCCAAGTTCCTATCGATCGGGATGATTATTGTTATCTTCATCGCGCTCGCTCAGTTAAGTTATGCATTGATTGAAAAATTACTATTGACGATCGAGCGTCCGAGTAACGATAGCTTTAACACTACCTTATTTGAGCTATTTGGCTTATTTCTTAACGTTTTAATCGCGCTAGAAATTCTCGAAAATATTACTGCTTATCTTCGCAAACATGTCGTTCAAGTAGAATTAGTCATCGTGACTTCGCTAATTGCCGTGGCTCGAAAAATTATTATTCTCGATCTGGAAAAGAAGAGTAGTAGCGATCTCATTGGTCTAGCTGTCGCTGTGTTTTCATTATCAGTCGGTTATGCGATCGTTCATCAAACCAATCGTGCTAATAGCAAATAG
- a CDS encoding transposase family protein has product MKNPLEYIENYPERTKQIIGINYEQWSALVEIAKIEEERLRLAHEKQKIRINKKGGGRPKKLTLEEEICLCVFYLRHLPTFEILGLQFSVSKTEANDTFNYWIKILRKILPSSLIEGARKDREELAVVKEMLAEYELIVDSWEQPRERPEDNQVQKEYYSGKKKQHTFKGQVITLPSGKDLVDVEVGKQGKTSDISIFREQQKKFNIEQKFTGDKGYQGGINIKIPQKKPRGKELTDLQKEVNKEISSERIYVEHVIRLIKIFRAAKERFRMKGNKYEEVILTICGLVRLRLGTLILAV; this is encoded by the coding sequence ATGAAAAATCCACTAGAATATATTGAAAACTATCCAGAACGAACAAAGCAAATTATCGGAATTAATTACGAGCAGTGGTCGGCATTAGTAGAGATTGCAAAAATTGAGGAAGAAAGATTAAGATTGGCACATGAAAAACAAAAGATTAGGATTAATAAAAAAGGAGGAGGGAGACCTAAAAAACTCACCTTAGAGGAAGAAATATGTTTGTGTGTATTTTATCTAAGGCATTTGCCGACATTTGAAATCCTAGGGTTGCAATTTAGTGTTTCCAAAACAGAAGCGAATGATACATTTAATTACTGGATAAAAATCCTGAGAAAAATACTACCATCTAGCCTAATAGAGGGAGCAAGAAAAGACCGAGAAGAATTGGCAGTGGTGAAAGAAATGCTCGCCGAGTATGAGTTGATTGTAGATAGTTGGGAACAGCCGAGAGAAAGACCTGAAGACAATCAGGTGCAGAAAGAATATTATTCAGGAAAGAAAAAGCAACACACATTTAAAGGGCAGGTAATTACATTACCATCAGGAAAAGATTTAGTCGATGTAGAGGTGGGCAAACAAGGTAAGACTAGTGATATTAGTATATTTAGAGAACAGCAAAAGAAATTTAATATTGAGCAGAAATTTACCGGAGACAAAGGATATCAAGGTGGTATTAATATCAAAATTCCTCAGAAGAAGCCAAGAGGAAAAGAATTAACAGATCTACAAAAAGAGGTGAACAAGGAAATATCTAGTGAAAGAATATATGTAGAACATGTCATTCGCCTAATCAAGATATTTAGGGCGGCCAAAGAAAGATTCCGGATGAAGGGGAATAAATATGAAGAAGTAATACTAACAATATGTGGATTAGTTAGATTGCGACTGGGAACATTGATTTTAGCAGTTTGA
- a CDS encoding pentapeptide repeat-containing protein gives MTLAQRGIANDNIMTAKMNRCLSLCGAILLFGIAPVALAYNPADLKKLIATNKCIGCDLSGADLSRQQLVNADLQAATLVGANLSGANLASAKLGGANLTGANLTRTNLTGAVLQAASLIDVNFANTNLTRTDLSYANLVNTNFRSAILNHTDLAGANLALADFTGVTLNGTSVERANLVGAKGINPASPTQNNDVTAPTQENAPGRIRQRKLPAPIVPNVDESAPIIRNRPRVYRIPPGLGSPQRLVPGGTRNTEPTNLGTE, from the coding sequence TTGACTCTCGCTCAGAGAGGCATCGCCAACGATAACATCATGACCGCTAAAATGAACCGCTGTTTATCCCTTTGCGGGGCGATCCTCCTTTTCGGTATCGCTCCAGTCGCGCTGGCGTACAATCCAGCAGATCTCAAAAAGCTAATTGCGACCAATAAATGCATCGGTTGCGATCTTAGCGGTGCAGATCTCAGTCGCCAACAGTTAGTAAATGCCGATCTTCAAGCCGCCACTCTCGTCGGTGCCAATCTTTCAGGTGCCAATCTTGCCAGTGCCAAACTAGGCGGTGCCAATCTCACCGGAGCGAACCTGACTAGAACCAATCTGACTGGTGCGGTATTACAAGCTGCCAGCCTCATCGATGTGAATTTTGCCAATACCAATCTCACACGCACGGATTTATCCTACGCTAATTTGGTCAATACCAATTTTAGAAGTGCGATTCTGAATCATACCGATCTAGCTGGAGCTAATCTGGCATTAGCAGATTTTACAGGTGTGACTCTCAACGGTACTTCGGTCGAGCGTGCCAATCTCGTGGGTGCTAAAGGCATCAATCCGGCATCGCCAACGCAAAATAATGATGTTACAGCTCCCACCCAAGAAAATGCCCCTGGCCGCATTCGCCAGCGCAAACTTCCCGCTCCAATCGTCCCCAATGTTGACGAAAGTGCTCCTATCATTCGCAATCGTCCGCGCGTTTACCGGATTCCACCAGGATTGGGCAGCCCCCAACGGTTAGTCCCTGGTGGTACGCGCAATACCGAACCAACTAATCTAGGCACGGAGTAA
- the ribBA gene encoding bifunctional 3,4-dihydroxy-2-butanone-4-phosphate synthase/GTP cyclohydrolase II, whose protein sequence is MWRLSLHRRSSLGVSTRFNGLYSLATFYRSVIATSSTDPANFEFDTIATALSDFAAGKMVVVVDDENRENEGDLICAAQTITADRINFMAVNARGLICLAMMGNQLDRLDLPLMVTNNTDPNQTAFTVSIDASHRLGVTTGISADDRTRTIQLAIDPTTHPEDLRRPGHIFPLRAQDGGVLKRAGHTEAAVDLARLSGLAPAGVICEIQNPDGSMARLPDLIAYARAHNLKIISIADLISYRLKHDRFVHREAVTKLPSQFGQFQIYGYRNLLDATETVAIVKGDPANFIDKPVMVRMHSECLTGDALGSLRCDCRMQLQAALKMIENAGEGVVVYLRQEGRGIGLINKLKAYSLQDLGLDTVEANHRLGFAADLRNYGVGAQVLNDLGISKIRLITNNPRKIAGLKGYGLEMVDRVPLLIEANDYNNDYLATKAEKLGHMLLQTYLVTVGITWNEEPLDVTARYDRLDKLRHLAQTHNLLLKEEARPVGTALFGNPSLTFHLGFDQANLAIEGWYRDRHHPYVRAIFSILDELAMLPQVNRLEFLVANGPDPLTGLQMHIDRQTYAKSTVPSTLSAQLELQVIYSFS, encoded by the coding sequence ATGTGGAGACTTTCTCTGCATCGACGATCGTCGCTTGGGGTTTCGACTCGCTTTAATGGACTATATAGTTTAGCAACATTTTACCGATCTGTGATAGCAACTTCTTCTACTGACCCTGCTAATTTTGAGTTTGACACGATCGCCACCGCCCTATCGGACTTTGCAGCGGGCAAAATGGTTGTGGTGGTAGATGATGAAAATCGTGAAAATGAGGGCGACCTGATCTGTGCGGCACAGACGATTACTGCCGATCGAATCAATTTCATGGCGGTCAATGCCAGAGGTTTAATTTGTCTGGCAATGATGGGCAACCAATTAGATCGCTTGGATTTACCTTTGATGGTGACCAATAATACCGACCCCAATCAAACCGCTTTTACAGTCAGTATCGATGCCAGTCATCGCTTGGGCGTGACTACCGGAATTTCTGCCGACGATCGTACCCGCACCATTCAACTAGCGATCGATCCTACTACTCATCCCGAAGATTTACGGCGTCCGGGGCACATTTTCCCCTTGCGCGCTCAAGATGGTGGCGTCCTCAAACGTGCCGGACATACTGAAGCCGCCGTAGATTTAGCCAGACTATCAGGTTTGGCTCCAGCAGGCGTCATCTGTGAGATTCAAAATCCCGATGGCTCGATGGCGCGTCTCCCCGATCTAATTGCCTATGCACGCGCCCACAATCTCAAAATTATTAGCATCGCCGATCTCATTAGTTACCGACTCAAACACGACAGATTCGTCCATCGCGAGGCGGTTACCAAGCTCCCCAGTCAATTTGGGCAGTTTCAGATCTACGGCTATCGCAACCTCCTTGATGCTACCGAAACCGTCGCGATCGTCAAGGGCGATCCGGCCAACTTTATCGACAAACCCGTAATGGTGCGGATGCACTCTGAATGTTTGACGGGTGACGCCCTCGGTTCGCTCCGCTGCGACTGCCGGATGCAGCTCCAAGCCGCCTTAAAGATGATCGAGAATGCTGGAGAGGGTGTAGTGGTTTATCTGCGTCAGGAAGGCCGTGGGATTGGACTGATTAACAAACTCAAAGCTTACTCGCTCCAAGATTTGGGACTCGATACCGTCGAAGCCAATCATCGCCTCGGCTTTGCCGCCGATTTACGCAATTATGGGGTCGGCGCACAGGTGTTAAACGATCTGGGCATTAGCAAAATTCGGTTAATTACTAATAACCCGCGCAAAATCGCTGGACTTAAAGGTTACGGCTTAGAAATGGTCGATCGAGTACCATTACTAATTGAAGCTAATGATTACAACAACGATTATCTTGCCACCAAAGCCGAGAAACTCGGTCACATGCTGCTGCAAACCTATCTAGTCACCGTCGGTATTACCTGGAACGAAGAACCCTTAGATGTGACCGCACGTTACGATCGACTAGATAAACTCCGTCATCTGGCTCAAACTCACAATCTCCTGCTCAAGGAAGAAGCTCGACCCGTCGGTACCGCTCTATTTGGCAATCCTTCACTAACTTTTCATCTCGGCTTCGACCAAGCGAATCTGGCGATCGAAGGTTGGTATCGCGATCGCCATCACCCCTATGTGCGCGCGATTTTCTCGATTTTAGACGAACTTGCGATGTTGCCCCAAGTCAATCGGTTAGAATTTCTGGTAGCAAATGGGCCAGATCCGCTGACTGGCTTGCAAATGCACATCGATCGTCAAACTTATGCCAAATCCACAGTTCCATCGACTTTGAGCGCGCAATTGGAACTTCAGGTGATTTATAGCTTCAGTTAA
- the argC gene encoding N-acetyl-gamma-glutamyl-phosphate reductase, which yields MGEQIERLQVGIVGASGYGGVQLVRLLQDHPAIEIAYLGGDSSAGKNFADLYPHLAHVVNLPIEPIDVATIASRCQVVFLALPNGLACEIAPQLLAKGCSVLDLSADYRFADLDVYTQWYKIPRTDRETAAMAVYGLPELYRAKLANAKIVGCPGCYPTASLLALSPLLKQGLIDTNTAIIDAKSGTSGGGRQAKTHLLLAEADNNFTAYSVAGHRHTPEIEQICSDLASHEVKVQFTPHLIPMVRGILSTVYATIRDPGLVTEDLIVIYKAFYRSSPFVKILDGGVYPQTKWAAGTNLCYIGVEVDPRTGRVIVMSAIDNLIKGQAGQAIQCLNAMMGWDETLGLPQMSFYP from the coding sequence ATGGGTGAGCAGATCGAACGTCTTCAAGTTGGGATTGTCGGTGCGTCGGGTTATGGGGGCGTGCAGTTGGTACGCTTATTGCAAGATCATCCCGCGATCGAGATTGCATATCTCGGTGGCGATAGTAGCGCGGGTAAAAATTTTGCAGATCTCTATCCGCATCTGGCTCACGTTGTTAATTTACCGATCGAACCGATCGATGTCGCCACGATCGCTAGTCGCTGTCAGGTAGTATTCCTCGCTCTCCCCAACGGTTTAGCCTGCGAGATCGCACCGCAACTTTTAGCTAAAGGATGCAGCGTTCTAGATCTGTCCGCCGATTATCGGTTTGCCGATTTAGATGTATATACGCAGTGGTACAAGATCCCGCGCACCGATCGCGAGACGGCGGCGATGGCCGTTTATGGCTTGCCCGAACTCTATCGAGCTAAACTTGCCAATGCCAAAATTGTCGGTTGTCCAGGCTGTTATCCAACTGCTAGTTTACTAGCTCTGTCCCCCTTGCTCAAACAAGGTTTGATCGATACCAATACTGCTATTATCGATGCCAAATCCGGCACCTCTGGCGGCGGCAGACAGGCTAAAACGCATCTATTGCTGGCTGAAGCCGATAATAATTTTACGGCCTATAGCGTGGCTGGACACCGCCATACGCCAGAGATCGAACAGATCTGTAGCGATCTGGCCTCTCACGAGGTCAAAGTTCAATTTACGCCGCATCTAATTCCGATGGTGCGAGGCATTCTCAGTACTGTGTATGCGACGATTCGCGACCCTGGTTTGGTAACTGAGGATTTGATCGTAATTTACAAAGCTTTTTATCGCTCCTCCCCATTTGTCAAAATTTTAGATGGCGGCGTATACCCCCAGACGAAGTGGGCAGCAGGCACCAATCTTTGCTACATCGGCGTGGAGGTCGATCCGCGTACCGGAAGGGTAATTGTCATGTCGGCGATCGATAATTTGATCAAGGGTCAAGCCGGACAGGCGATCCAGTGTCTGAATGCGATGATGGGTTGGGACGAAACGCTCGGACTACCCCAAATGAGTTTTTATCCCTAA
- a CDS encoding hybrid sensor histidine kinase/response regulator — protein sequence MAAMNNHTILVVDDERANFELIETLLTIDKYNLHYISSGEEVFAAIDRLDPDVILLDLMMPGMDGLAVCQRLRLMRKWRSIPIIIVTAAAGKSILASCLDAGADDFINKPVDGLELRARVKSMVRNKKQFDRIESLSKLQQNNIASLENNLGELVGDLAIGFVTELSTPLTSIQEQLEELNTNLDRFSTTQTRYLVELASKSANNIQKTTYKFWTYLDFAAEKKQLYTDEICNIKEIIEQISIVQAQWINRESDLIIDIQIASVAVTAKHCELIIKELLDNAFKFSDVGTTIEMCGRIIGKSFHFWIGDRRSDYPIDRPISNSNLQEQELGLGLKVVKKIVGMYDGCFAIDINERNETIVYLTLPLGAAEHQK from the coding sequence ATGGCAGCGATGAATAATCATACAATTTTGGTCGTCGATGACGAAAGAGCTAATTTTGAATTAATTGAGACATTACTGACGATCGACAAGTACAACCTGCATTATATTAGTAGTGGCGAAGAAGTATTCGCAGCTATAGATAGACTCGATCCCGATGTAATTTTGCTAGACTTAATGATGCCAGGAATGGACGGTTTAGCAGTATGTCAGCGGTTAAGATTGATGCGCAAATGGCGATCGATTCCGATTATCATCGTGACAGCGGCTGCTGGTAAATCAATTTTAGCTTCTTGTTTGGATGCAGGTGCAGACGATTTTATTAATAAACCAGTCGATGGTCTCGAACTCAGAGCTAGAGTCAAGTCGATGGTTCGCAATAAAAAGCAATTCGATCGGATCGAATCCTTATCAAAGCTTCAGCAAAACAATATTGCCTCATTAGAAAATAATCTCGGCGAATTAGTTGGTGATTTGGCAATCGGTTTTGTGACTGAACTAAGCACGCCGTTAACGAGTATTCAAGAGCAACTTGAGGAGCTAAATACAAATTTAGATCGTTTTAGCACAACTCAAACTCGTTATTTAGTAGAACTAGCGAGTAAGTCGGCAAATAATATTCAAAAAACAACTTATAAATTTTGGACGTATCTAGATTTTGCTGCCGAGAAGAAGCAACTATATACCGATGAGATATGCAATATTAAAGAAATTATCGAGCAGATCTCGATCGTTCAAGCTCAATGGATAAATAGGGAAAGTGACTTAATTATCGACATCCAGATCGCGTCAGTTGCTGTGACGGCGAAGCATTGTGAGCTAATCATCAAAGAATTATTAGATAATGCTTTTAAATTTTCTGATGTCGGGACGACGATCGAGATGTGCGGTCGCATTATCGGTAAATCCTTCCACTTTTGGATTGGAGATCGCCGCTCTGATTATCCGATCGATCGACCGATCTCTAACTCGAATCTACAGGAACAAGAATTAGGATTGGGCTTGAAAGTAGTTAAGAAAATAGTGGGCATGTACGATGGTTGTTTCGCGATCGATATCAACGAACGTAACGAAACGATCGTATATCTCACGCTGCCTTTGGGCGCAGCAGAGCATCAAAAGTAA
- the lysA gene encoding diaminopimelate decarboxylase, translating into MVSISAPHPDSRQYLPSTTPDASPNQHILPLTAKVNGSDCLEIGGCDVTELVQQFGSPLYILDEQSVRTACQQYRDGWQKYYPGESLVIYASKAWSCLAVCAIAGSEDLGIDVVSGGEILTAIKAGVSADKIYFHGNNKSVAELELAILQGRGSANAKNCRIIADNWLELENIATIASSLGKNVPVMIRLTPGIECHTHEYIRTGHLDSKFGFDPNQLDEVFGWLSKQSAITCIGVHAHIGSQIFEQQPHKDLAGVMVEWYKLALSHGLPVSEINVGGGLGIKYTEADDPQSIDEWVKNVATALKIACDAHGIAYPRVISEPGRSLIGSSCVTAYTVGGNKTVPGIRTYISIDGGMSDNPRPITYQSQYRAMIANKMSAPMTETVTIAGKHCESGDILIKDAQIAAAVPGDILVVPATGAYNYSMSSNYNRITRPAAVLVNNGEANIIIQRESYHDLLRFDRLPQRLIK; encoded by the coding sequence ATGGTATCGATATCCGCACCGCATCCCGACAGCCGCCAGTACTTGCCCTCAACTACTCCTGACGCATCGCCCAACCAACACATTCTCCCGCTCACTGCTAAAGTAAACGGCAGCGACTGTTTGGAAATCGGTGGCTGCGATGTCACTGAGTTAGTACAGCAATTTGGTTCTCCGTTATATATTCTCGACGAGCAGTCAGTTCGCACGGCTTGTCAACAATATCGGGATGGATGGCAGAAATATTATCCTGGTGAATCCTTGGTAATATATGCGTCCAAGGCGTGGAGTTGTTTGGCGGTATGCGCGATCGCTGGTAGTGAAGATTTAGGTATCGACGTGGTATCGGGTGGCGAAATTCTCACGGCAATTAAAGCGGGCGTGAGTGCGGACAAAATCTACTTCCACGGTAATAATAAATCAGTTGCCGAACTAGAACTGGCGATTCTCCAGGGGAGAGGCTCCGCCAACGCCAAAAACTGTCGAATCATTGCCGATAACTGGCTCGAACTCGAAAATATCGCCACGATTGCCAGCTCCCTGGGCAAAAATGTCCCCGTGATGATTCGGCTCACGCCAGGAATCGAGTGCCACACTCACGAATACATTCGCACCGGACATTTAGATAGCAAATTTGGCTTCGATCCCAATCAGCTCGATGAAGTTTTTGGTTGGTTGAGCAAACAGTCGGCGATTACCTGTATCGGCGTTCACGCGCACATCGGCTCCCAAATTTTCGAGCAACAACCCCACAAAGATTTAGCTGGGGTGATGGTGGAGTGGTACAAACTCGCACTCAGTCACGGCTTACCCGTTAGTGAAATTAACGTCGGTGGCGGTTTGGGCATTAAATACACCGAAGCCGACGATCCGCAAAGCATCGACGAGTGGGTAAAAAACGTCGCTACAGCCCTCAAAATCGCCTGTGACGCCCATGGCATTGCCTATCCTCGTGTTATATCCGAACCCGGACGTTCGTTGATTGGGAGTAGCTGCGTCACCGCTTACACCGTCGGCGGTAACAAAACCGTACCGGGAATTCGCACCTACATCAGCATTGATGGTGGCATGTCCGACAACCCTCGTCCGATTACGTATCAATCCCAATATCGGGCGATGATTGCTAATAAGATGTCCGCACCGATGACCGAAACCGTCACGATCGCGGGCAAACATTGCGAATCTGGCGATATCTTAATTAAAGATGCCCAAATTGCCGCTGCGGTACCTGGAGATATCTTAGTCGTTCCGGCGACTGGGGCGTATAACTATAGCATGTCTTCTAACTACAATCGGATTACCCGTCCGGCGGCTGTCTTAGTTAATAACGGCGAAGCAAATATCATTATTCAACGCGAAAGTTATCACGATCTATTACGGTTCGATCGGTTACCGCAACGATTGATAAAATAG
- a CDS encoding DUF6882 domain-containing protein yields MNVFTKILSQQVGTAFAKQIQFGQFLGERNFNINIKQGVVAFGADLQYPIQLLGTEAEGDNSWLWAWANEGSNFSTNILQSCNALRDFGNQHTIEEFTNRSFSLDVVDGHSISLAASGLNDNKCCYYRAPYSGGALFFLVFNVPNEVFSSIDAAQAIEVITDVISNVDVEHWIMCESFLNSQGFTVELSEDKINAIRGNDTIKIIFDSQKRISEISGSLQPQLLAT; encoded by the coding sequence ATGAATGTCTTCACTAAGATTCTTTCACAGCAGGTTGGTACTGCATTTGCCAAACAAATCCAGTTCGGTCAATTCCTTGGAGAGCGAAATTTTAATATCAACATCAAGCAAGGAGTAGTAGCATTTGGAGCGGATCTTCAGTATCCAATTCAATTGCTAGGGACAGAAGCTGAGGGAGATAATTCATGGCTATGGGCTTGGGCTAATGAGGGCAGCAATTTTTCAACAAATATATTGCAGTCTTGCAATGCTTTACGTGATTTTGGCAATCAGCATACTATCGAAGAGTTTACAAATCGAAGTTTTTCACTTGATGTCGTTGATGGGCATTCAATATCCCTTGCAGCGTCAGGTTTAAACGATAATAAATGTTGTTATTATCGCGCTCCTTATTCTGGTGGTGCCTTGTTTTTTCTAGTCTTCAATGTCCCAAATGAAGTTTTCTCCTCTATAGATGCGGCTCAAGCAATTGAGGTAATTACTGACGTTATTTCCAATGTGGATGTCGAGCATTGGATTATGTGTGAGTCGTTTCTCAATTCACAAGGGTTCACCGTTGAATTATCGGAAGATAAAATAAACGCTATCCGTGGCAATGATACAATTAAAATAATATTTGATTCTCAAAAGCGAATATCAGAGATTAGTGGTTCCCTTCAGCCACAGTTGTTAGCAACTTAA